Proteins encoded together in one Ictidomys tridecemlineatus isolate mIctTri1 chromosome 3, mIctTri1.hap1, whole genome shotgun sequence window:
- the Nt5c gene encoding 5'(3')-deoxyribonucleotidase, cytosolic type isoform X2, translating to MAAQRARPVRVLVDMDGVLADFEAGLLRGFHRRFPGEPHVPLEQRRGFLASEQYRALRPDLADKVASVYEAPGFFLDLEPIPGALEALREMNAMPDTEVFICSSPLLKFDHCVGEKYRWVERHLGPQFVERIILTRDKTVVLGDLLIDDKDTIQEGKNNQITCSMSFLPRPRGNPQLGAHLVHLLPQSAPGPAPFKETSALLE from the exons ATGGCGGCGCAGCGCGCGCGGCCCGTGCGTGTGCTGGTGGACATGGACGGCGTGCTGGCCGACTTCGAGGCCGGCCTCCTGCGGGGCTTCCACCGCCGCTTCCCCGGGGAGCCGCACGTGCCGCTCGAGCAGCGCCGCGGCTTCCTGGCCAGCGAGCAGTACCGAGCCCTGCGGCCCGACCTGGCG GATAAAGTGGCCAGCGTGTATGAAGCCCCAGGCTTTTTCTTAGACTTGGAGCCCATCCCGGGGGCTTTGGAAGCCTTGCGGGAGATGAACGCCATGCCAGA CACCGAGGTCTTCATCTGCTCCAGCCCTCTGCTGAAGTTTGACCACTGTGTGGGTGAGAAG TACCGCTGGGTAGAGCGACACCTGGGACCCCAGTTTGTGGAGCGCATTATCCTGACAAGAGACAAGACTGTAGTCTTGGGAGATCTGCTCATTGATGATAAGGACACCATTCAAG AGGGTAAAAATAACCAGATTACATGTTCCATGTCTTTCCTTCCTAGGCCTAGAGGAAACCCCCAGCTGGGAGCACATCTTGTTCACCTGCTGCCACAATCAGCACCTGGCCCTGCCCCCTTCAAGGAGACGTCTGCTCTCCTGGAGTGA
- the Jpt1 gene encoding jupiter microtubule associated homolog 1 encodes MTTTTTFKGVDPNSRNSSRVLRPPGGGSNFSLGFDEPTEQPVRKNKMASSIFGTPEENPPSWAKSAGAKSSGGREDLESSGPQRRNSTEASSGDFLDLKGEGDIHENMDTDLQGSLGQSEEKPVPAAPVPSPVAAAPAPSRRNPPGGKSSLVLG; translated from the exons atgaccaccaccaccactttcaAGGGTGTCGACCCCAACAGCAGGAATAGCTCCCG GGTTTTGCGGCCTCCAGGTGGTGGATCCAATTTCTCATTAGGCTTTGATGAACCAACAGAACAGCCTGTGAGGAAGAATAAAATGGCCTCCAGCATCTTTGGGACACCTGAAGAAAATCCCCCTTCTTGGGCCAAGTCGGCAG GTGCCAAGTCTAGTGGTGGCAGGGAAGATCTGGAGTCATCTGGACCACAGAGGAGGAACTCAACTGAAGCAAGCTCTGGAGACTTCTTAGATCTGAAG GGTGAAGGTGACATTCATG AAAACATGGACACAGACCTGCAAGGCAGCCTGGGGCAGAGTGAAGAGAAGCCCGTGCCCGCGGCGCCTGTGCCCAGCCCCGTGGCCGCGGCCCCTGCACCGTCCAGAAGAAACCCTCCTGGTGGCAAGTCCAGCCTGGTCTTGGGTTAA
- the Nt5c gene encoding 5'(3')-deoxyribonucleotidase, cytosolic type isoform X1 — protein MAAQRARPVRVLVDMDGVLADFEAGLLRGFHRRFPGEPHVPLEQRRGFLASEQYRALRPDLADKVASVYEAPGFFLDLEPIPGALEALREMNAMPDTEVFICSSPLLKFDHCVGEKYRWVERHLGPQFVERIILTRDKTVVLGDLLIDDKDTIQGLEETPSWEHILFTCCHNQHLALPPSRRRLLSWSDNWREIIESKRAAV, from the exons ATGGCGGCGCAGCGCGCGCGGCCCGTGCGTGTGCTGGTGGACATGGACGGCGTGCTGGCCGACTTCGAGGCCGGCCTCCTGCGGGGCTTCCACCGCCGCTTCCCCGGGGAGCCGCACGTGCCGCTCGAGCAGCGCCGCGGCTTCCTGGCCAGCGAGCAGTACCGAGCCCTGCGGCCCGACCTGGCG GATAAAGTGGCCAGCGTGTATGAAGCCCCAGGCTTTTTCTTAGACTTGGAGCCCATCCCGGGGGCTTTGGAAGCCTTGCGGGAGATGAACGCCATGCCAGA CACCGAGGTCTTCATCTGCTCCAGCCCTCTGCTGAAGTTTGACCACTGTGTGGGTGAGAAG TACCGCTGGGTAGAGCGACACCTGGGACCCCAGTTTGTGGAGCGCATTATCCTGACAAGAGACAAGACTGTAGTCTTGGGAGATCTGCTCATTGATGATAAGGACACCATTCAAG GCCTAGAGGAAACCCCCAGCTGGGAGCACATCTTGTTCACCTGCTGCCACAATCAGCACCTGGCCCTGCCCCCTTCAAGGAGACGTCTGCTCTCCTGGAGTGACAATTGGAGGGAAATTATAGAGAGCAAGCGGGCAGCTGTGTAG